In Epilithonimonas zeae, a single window of DNA contains:
- a CDS encoding T9SS type A sorting domain-containing protein → MKKILFFLLISNSLFSQWSISNAERSALISIYNATDGENWNRTWDLEKDPRNWFGISVKNGAVTELNLTGNALKGNFPSNLTSFPKLTKLDLSNNQLSGDVAAGISSLSLLTKLDISNNRLTGDPTQSLTGLFNVDDLALGGNLFTIPDVNGLLQNFNNIKTLNISDLGLITIPAKITAFTNLETLILDNNPIPANAFGNIANHPKLTNLSLSGLQLAQIPIQVSQLTQLVSLNLSNNNITEQNTSGLSTLQNLAWLSLENNQLAQIPSQIPQLKKLQTLNLGRNKISGGVSLLTGLTNLQQLFLNNNLLSGNFPSEFLAMPKLLMLNLNSNQLSGDLNDRLPPITHLSNNRFNKTQLSNYVVDYNVQTDLDYSPQRYDGLKEVLGVIGQPAKLDQSLSGSDYTFTWYKNLDQKTNTTTADLNFASVEESDYATYTAEAYTYSVLDNSVVFDLSLFREPISLVKVLGTEESAKYFNIYPNPTSEFLNIVSTKYDIQKVHIYDLSGKQMLSESKSRIDVSKLPSGVYMLIIKTQEGNKNFKFIKQ, encoded by the coding sequence TTGAAAAAAATTCTATTCTTTTTACTGATTTCCAATTCCCTGTTCTCACAATGGAGTATTTCCAATGCAGAACGTAGCGCATTGATCAGTATATACAACGCTACAGATGGCGAAAACTGGAACAGAACTTGGGATCTGGAGAAAGATCCACGCAACTGGTTTGGTATTTCTGTGAAAAACGGAGCGGTTACAGAACTTAATCTTACAGGAAATGCGCTTAAGGGTAATTTCCCATCAAATCTAACATCATTTCCAAAGCTCACAAAGCTAGATCTTAGTAATAATCAACTCTCCGGCGATGTAGCTGCAGGAATTTCTTCCCTTAGTTTGTTAACAAAATTGGATATTAGCAATAATAGATTGACTGGAGATCCAACCCAATCCTTAACAGGGCTTTTCAATGTAGATGATTTGGCTTTGGGCGGAAATTTATTTACGATTCCGGATGTTAATGGTTTGTTGCAAAACTTCAATAATATCAAAACGCTGAATATTTCCGATTTGGGATTAATTACCATTCCTGCAAAAATCACAGCTTTCACCAATCTTGAAACTTTGATTCTTGATAATAATCCAATCCCAGCTAATGCTTTTGGAAATATTGCAAATCATCCCAAATTGACAAACCTTTCTTTGTCAGGATTGCAATTAGCTCAAATCCCTATTCAAGTTTCTCAGTTGACACAGCTGGTAAGCCTTAACTTAAGTAATAATAATATTACCGAACAAAATACTTCCGGATTATCAACCTTGCAAAATTTGGCTTGGTTATCTTTAGAAAACAATCAGTTAGCTCAGATTCCGTCTCAAATTCCGCAACTTAAAAAATTGCAAACACTTAATCTTGGAAGAAATAAAATTTCTGGCGGTGTTTCTTTACTTACAGGATTGACAAATCTTCAGCAATTATTCCTGAACAACAATTTACTTTCCGGCAATTTCCCATCAGAATTTCTTGCGATGCCTAAATTATTGATGCTAAATCTTAACAGCAATCAGCTTTCAGGTGATCTCAACGACAGACTTCCTCCAATTACACACCTCAGCAATAACAGATTCAACAAGACACAACTTTCCAATTATGTTGTTGATTATAATGTGCAAACCGATTTGGATTATTCGCCTCAGCGTTATGATGGTTTGAAAGAAGTTTTAGGCGTTATCGGCCAACCTGCGAAGTTAGATCAGTCCTTATCTGGTAGCGATTACACTTTTACTTGGTACAAAAATCTGGATCAAAAAACCAATACAACCACTGCAGATCTCAATTTCGCAAGTGTGGAAGAATCAGATTATGCCACTTACACAGCAGAAGCTTATACATATTCCGTTCTGGACAATTCAGTGGTTTTTGATTTGTCGCTTTTCAGAGAGCCGATTTCTTTGGTTAAAGTCTTGGGCACAGAAGAATCCGCCAAATACTTCAACATCTACCCAAATCCGACTTCAGAATTCTTGAATATTGTAAGCACAAAATATGACATTCAGAAAGTTCATATTTACGATTTGAGTGGAAAACAAATGCTATCTGAATCCAAATCCAGAATCGACGTTTCCAAATTGCCAAGCGGTGTTTATATGCTGATTATCAAAACACAGGAAGGTAATAAAAACTTCAAGTTCATCAAACAATAA
- a CDS encoding methylmalonyl-CoA mutase family protein — MESTKYTPTNKVRIVTAASLFDGHDAAINIMRRVIQGTGCEVIHLGHDKSAEEVVNTAIQEDANAIALTSYQGGHNEYFKYIYDLLREKNSPQIKIFGGGGGVILPEEIEDIMSYGIDRIYSPDDGRELGLQGMIDDLVKRSDFATGKEVTAEDLDSISFENSTSIAKIISAVENFSEEKPDLVKAIDEKSKDLNIPIIGITGTGGAGKSSLTDELVRRFLRSNTDKKIAIISIDPSKKKTGGALLGDRIRMNAINDPRVYMRSMATRENNVSVSPFIHSALNVLKLAHPDVIILETSGIGQSGSEVSDFADVSMYVMTPEYGASTQLEKIDMLDYADLVALNKSDKRGALDALQAVRKQFQRNHLLWESPLDDMPVYTTKASQFNDHGTTELYNRLISKVNDKFAGLNLQGFVEQEITDEVTIIPPKRVRYLSEIVENNRQYDANVEKQAELARKMYHIEGVKKFLTNENLDTEYQKAEKDLQQENIDFLKNWDDTKEAFKAEFYSYFVRGKEIKVETSTESLSHLRIPKIALPKYNDWGDLIKWKGQENLPGGFPFTAGIYPFKRTGEDPTRMFAGEGGPERTNRRFHYVSAEMPAKRLSTAFDSVTLYGQDPALPPDIYGKIGNAGVSIATLDDAKKLYSGFDLVNALTSVSMTINGPAPMLLAFFMNAAIDQNVEKYIAEHKLEAKVEEVLKAKFDDKGLARPKYNGELPPSNNGLGLKLLGITGDEVIPADVYAEIKAKTIATVRGTVQADILKEDQAQNTCIFSTEFALRLMGDVQEYFITEKVRNFYSVSISGYHIAEAGANPVSQLAFTLANGFTYVEYYLSRGMDINDFAPNLSFFFSNGIDPEYSVIGRVARRVWAKAMKLKYGADERSQMLKYHIQTSGRSLHAQEIDFNDIRTTLQALYAIYDNCNSLHTNAYDEAITTPTEQSVRRAMAIQLIINKELGLAKNENPLQGSFIIEELTDLVEEAVYAEFDRITERGGVLGAMETMYQRSKIQEESMHYEWLKHTGEYPIIGVNTFLGKDGSPTVRPGEVIRSTEEEKQSQIEMLHNFQNSNQDKSAEALKTLQHAAINQQNLFEVMMDAVKYCSLGQITNALFEVGGKYRRNM; from the coding sequence ATGGAAAGCACAAAATATACTCCAACAAACAAAGTAAGAATTGTGACTGCAGCGTCGTTATTCGACGGGCACGATGCGGCCATCAATATTATGCGCCGTGTGATTCAGGGAACGGGATGCGAAGTCATTCACCTTGGCCACGACAAATCTGCTGAAGAAGTGGTAAATACAGCCATTCAGGAAGATGCCAACGCAATTGCATTAACTTCTTATCAAGGCGGTCACAACGAATATTTCAAATACATCTACGACCTTTTAAGAGAAAAAAACTCTCCGCAAATCAAGATTTTCGGTGGCGGTGGCGGTGTAATTCTCCCTGAAGAAATCGAAGATATTATGTCTTACGGAATCGACAGAATTTATTCTCCGGACGACGGCCGTGAGCTTGGTTTACAGGGAATGATTGATGATCTGGTAAAGAGATCAGATTTCGCGACAGGAAAAGAAGTTACTGCTGAAGATTTAGATTCCATCAGTTTTGAAAATTCTACAAGCATTGCAAAAATCATTTCCGCCGTTGAAAACTTCTCAGAAGAAAAACCAGATTTGGTAAAAGCAATTGACGAAAAATCAAAAGACTTAAATATTCCAATCATCGGAATCACAGGTACTGGCGGAGCAGGAAAATCCTCTTTAACAGACGAATTGGTAAGACGTTTCTTACGTTCGAATACAGATAAAAAAATTGCAATCATCTCCATTGACCCATCGAAAAAGAAAACCGGAGGTGCATTGTTGGGAGACAGAATTCGTATGAATGCGATCAATGATCCAAGAGTTTATATGCGTTCGATGGCGACAAGAGAAAACAACGTTTCTGTTTCTCCATTCATCCATTCAGCATTAAATGTGTTGAAATTGGCTCATCCTGATGTAATCATTTTGGAAACTTCGGGTATCGGACAATCAGGTTCGGAAGTTTCAGATTTTGCAGATGTTTCAATGTACGTAATGACTCCTGAATACGGAGCTTCAACGCAGTTGGAAAAAATCGATATGTTGGATTACGCAGATTTGGTTGCTTTAAATAAATCTGACAAACGTGGTGCTTTAGATGCACTTCAAGCAGTAAGAAAACAATTCCAGAGAAACCATTTATTGTGGGAAAGTCCGTTGGATGATATGCCGGTTTATACAACAAAGGCTTCACAGTTCAACGATCACGGAACGACAGAGTTATACAACAGATTGATTTCTAAAGTCAACGATAAATTTGCTGGTTTAAATCTACAAGGTTTTGTTGAGCAGGAAATTACAGACGAAGTAACGATCATTCCTCCAAAAAGAGTCCGTTATCTTTCTGAAATTGTTGAAAACAACAGACAATACGACGCCAATGTTGAAAAGCAGGCAGAATTAGCCAGAAAAATGTATCATATTGAAGGTGTTAAAAAATTCCTTACAAATGAAAATTTAGATACTGAATATCAGAAAGCAGAAAAAGATCTTCAACAGGAAAATATCGACTTCCTGAAAAACTGGGATGATACGAAAGAGGCTTTCAAGGCTGAGTTTTATTCTTATTTCGTTCGTGGAAAAGAAATTAAAGTTGAAACCTCAACAGAATCTTTATCTCATCTTAGAATTCCGAAAATTGCGTTACCAAAATACAATGACTGGGGTGATTTGATTAAATGGAAAGGTCAGGAAAATCTTCCGGGAGGATTCCCTTTCACTGCCGGAATTTATCCTTTCAAAAGAACGGGAGAGGATCCAACGAGAATGTTCGCCGGAGAAGGTGGACCGGAAAGAACCAACAGAAGATTCCACTACGTTTCTGCGGAAATGCCTGCAAAACGTTTGTCTACGGCTTTCGACTCGGTAACATTGTATGGACAAGATCCAGCTTTACCACCTGATATTTACGGAAAAATCGGAAATGCGGGAGTTTCTATTGCAACTTTAGATGATGCTAAAAAACTATACTCAGGATTTGATTTGGTGAATGCATTAACATCCGTTTCAATGACGATTAACGGACCAGCGCCGATGTTGTTGGCTTTCTTTATGAATGCAGCCATTGACCAGAATGTTGAAAAATATATTGCTGAACATAAGCTTGAGGCTAAGGTTGAGGAAGTTTTAAAAGCAAAATTTGACGATAAAGGTTTAGCAAGACCAAAATATAACGGCGAATTACCTCCTTCCAATAATGGTTTAGGTTTAAAATTATTAGGAATTACGGGAGATGAAGTTATTCCGGCAGATGTTTATGCTGAAATTAAAGCTAAAACCATCGCAACCGTTCGCGGAACCGTTCAGGCTGACATTCTAAAAGAAGATCAGGCTCAGAATACTTGTATTTTTTCCACTGAATTTGCCTTAAGATTAATGGGTGACGTTCAGGAATATTTTATCACAGAAAAAGTAAGAAATTTCTACTCGGTTTCTATTTCAGGATATCATATTGCAGAAGCAGGTGCAAATCCGGTTTCTCAGTTGGCATTTACTTTGGCAAATGGTTTCACGTATGTTGAATATTATTTGTCAAGAGGAATGGATATCAATGATTTTGCACCGAACTTATCGTTCTTCTTCTCCAACGGAATCGACCCTGAATATTCTGTGATCGGACGTGTTGCAAGAAGAGTTTGGGCAAAAGCAATGAAACTGAAATACGGCGCAGACGAAAGAAGCCAGATGTTGAAATATCACATTCAAACTTCGGGACGTTCGCTTCACGCTCAGGAAATTGATTTTAATGACATCAGAACAACGCTTCAGGCACTTTATGCGATCTATGATAACTGTAACTCATTGCACACCAATGCTTATGACGAGGCGATTACAACTCCGACTGAGCAGTCTGTAAGAAGAGCAATGGCTATTCAGTTGATTATCAATAAAGAATTAGGATTAGCTAAAAATGAAAATCCGCTTCAAGGTTCATTTATTATTGAAGAATTAACGGATTTAGTTGAAGAAGCTGTTTATGCAGAATTCGACAGAATTACAGAAAGAGGTGGCGTTTTGGGTGCGATGGAAACGATGTACCAACGTTCAAAAATTCAGGAAGAATCGATGCATTACGAATGGTTGAAACATACAGGAGAATATCCAATCATCGGTGTAAATACTTTCCTTGGAAAAGATGGTTCGCCAACGGTCCGTCCGGGAGAAGTGATCCGTTCGACTGAGGAGGAAAAGCAATCCCAGATTGAAATGCTTCATAATTTCCAAAATTCTAATCAGGATAAATCTGCAGAAGCTTTGAAAACTTTACAACACGCAGCAATCAACCAACAAAACTTATTCGAAGTGATGATGGATGCCGTGAAATATTGTTCTCTTGGGCAGATTACCAATGCTTTGTTTGAAGTGGGTGGAAAGTACAGAAGAAATATGTAA
- a CDS encoding Dps family protein — protein MKNAALIGLKEADCKNIAEKLNTLLANYSVFYQNTRGSHWNIKGEQFFTLHPKFEELYNSLVLKIDEIAERILTLGATPVHNYSDYLKVSTIKESQEVSDGNKSVEIILNSFKIVIDLQRELLDITDEAGDEGTNSQMSDYITEQEKEVWMYNSYLGK, from the coding sequence ATGAAAAATGCGGCATTAATCGGACTAAAGGAAGCTGATTGCAAAAACATTGCAGAAAAACTAAATACATTATTAGCTAACTATTCTGTCTTCTATCAAAATACCAGAGGATCACACTGGAATATAAAAGGAGAACAATTTTTCACACTTCATCCAAAATTCGAAGAGTTATATAATAGTTTAGTTCTTAAAATAGATGAAATAGCTGAGAGAATCCTAACATTAGGAGCAACTCCGGTGCACAATTATTCTGATTACTTAAAAGTTTCTACTATCAAAGAGAGCCAAGAAGTAAGTGATGGCAATAAAAGTGTCGAAATTATTTTAAATTCTTTTAAAATTGTTATTGATCTTCAAAGAGAACTTCTGGACATTACAGACGAAGCGGGAGACGAAGGAACTAACTCTCAAATGAGCGATTATATTACCGAGCAAGAAAAAGAAGTATGGATGTATAATTCTTATCTAGGAAAATAA